The Anopheles moucheti chromosome 3, idAnoMoucSN_F20_07, whole genome shotgun sequence genome contains the following window.
AACTCGTGTCCCACTGGGAGACCCAAAGCAACGTGGCAACCCCAAAGGTCATTCGGCTAAAAAGGGGGGGAACTTTAGAAAGAATTGAAGCGAAAGCATGAAAATGTCGTTCCACAGAACGGTACAGCCCACACAAAACTCCCTGACGGGCAAATTAATCTTGTCGTCTTCCTCGCTCGGGCACCGTAAACCTTTTCGCCCGTAACCGTAATTGACACAATTAATCGGACGAACGAGATGAAACGAAGATGATTCATGGGCGCCTGGGGACGAGGCGTTTCTCGGTACGGTTAAAAGAGCATCTGTTTGAATCGCCTTATCCGATGCGATGACTCAAAATTTATGGTtcgctttctttttgttttaataaacaacaaaacaacaaacagctcgtgtttttcttccacaaTAAATCCTTTTTATCCATCGTTCTCACACTCTCTATCCAACTTCTCCTTCTCCGAAACAGCTTCCTCCATTAATGGGAATCAACAAATCTCGAAGCGGACGGACCCGGCAACCGAGACGCTGAAGCTCACGCCCGAGGAAGAGACGGCCCACTTCGTCAACCAGTCGCGCATGGTCACCTGCAGCCACACGAACGCGGAAGTGAAGCTAAAGTGGCGAAATCCGAAAAATGTCGTCATTAGCGAAACCAAGGGCCGGGTACACATCGAGGACAAGGGCGATTCGCTGTCGCTGATATTCGAAGCGATCGCCCGGTCCGACCAGGGCAACTGGACGTGCGAGGTGGACGTGGAGGGAACGGGCACCGCTACCGAGGGCCGAGTGACCGTGCCCGCGCTGCGAAAGTCCTTTAAAATGATCGTTTACGGTAAGGGATAAGAAAAATGACCCCGCAAAAGGATAACAGCGATGTAACGATGTGTTCTCGCTTGTTGCACCTTCACAGAACCCATTTCCTTCCGGGATACCAGCACCGTGCAGACGGCCGTGGAAGATAAGGACGCAACCATCCGCTGCGAGGTAAAAGGACATCCGGAACCGTCCGTATCCTGGTACTTTAACGGGCAACCCCTGTTCTGTAAGTTCAGTGCTACTTATCACTCTTCATCGCCATCGCACCTCTCATCTATCGCCCACCTCATCAAACCATCCTACGGCCTCGAACGAAACGACGGCCATGAAGCATACCCGCTGTATCCAAACGGAACCGTTCCCATCGACTGCCGGTCCTATTTCTTCCACTCCGAAAGCTTTCCAAAGCTTCTCACCTGAACGCCTGCAGTGGTACAGAATGATGTGCAGCGTGGTAGAATTTATGTCCCCTCATTGCTACCGTTCATGATGGCCATCCTTTACAGCCCTGTCTGCCTGCCATTGGCACCCTTTACGGCTCGCTGCCACAATGGAAAGATGGCGAAAATGGCGGTGCACGTCGAGAGAATGCAATGATTATGGCGAAGAAGCATgcattgtttcgtttcggatggCTCGCTATATGAACGATGTCTTTGCCATATTGTACCCGAGGTTTTTAGCGCTTACCGTTAACGCAGGAGGGGGGTAACActtttaaaagctttttccCCAACCGATGGCGATGATGGCCGTGATGGCGTGTGTTGTTTCATTCACACGCTTGTGTgagagcgtttttttttttcactgcactttgGCGACGTTCGTGCCGGTTGGCACATGGCACATGGCAGCATCGACAGGGAACAGATTTCTTAACAGCAAATGATTCATAAAAGGTTTTATCCCCTCGTTCTATCCGCggcaattgaaattgaatgctGTGTAAAACGGAGtgcaccagcaacaacaggcAAAACAATGCATGCGTCTGGTCGGGCGAAACAACAGGAACAAAATGCCTTCCATTGATGGATGctatttttgtttagtttttataggattttcttttcaacagAGAGAATGCATTCAGTTGTGGtaaagtgattttttattgACGTTCGAATGTTGTTTAGATGTGGCAGAGTAAGCCATGCCAACGGTAGACGGAATTCCAATATGTGctcctaaaagtatgcaaccgAGAAACATGTTACAATGGCTAGTACATTTTTTGACATTGgagcctaaaagtatgcaactgTCACACCAAATTGCTTCTGCGAAATTATTTACTCAACGGCGACTCCGCAGCAAGTGCTAAATGTATAAAATTAAACGAATAAACTCATTTTAAGAAACTTTTATTGCTTTCTTGCACAAGAAATGGATACACACCCCATTACAATGCATGCAAACTACCGCTAAAGAATTTAAATGAATTCTTCAAACTTTCAAAACACCTTCACTTGAAACCCGACGCAATAGCTGCTTGTTTAGATATCCTCGCCCGATAATGATGCGAACGGTGAAACAACAGTTGGATAACTACTTCAGCAAGCAAGCTAACCTTCCCGGTGTGTGCACTCGCTTAAGCGCAAAAGCGCTACCCTTGCCATCCCCAAAAAACCGACCCCGCCTACCGGTGCCGTGGGATGTAAACCGCACTGTTTCTTTGCCCACTTCGCAGCAGAAAGCTAAACAACTTTTTACTGCCAACAACTTACCCGACAACTATCCCGGCAATGGCTCACTCCAAACACGCGGTTGTGCACCGTACGAATCCCGATCCTCCAGAAAGGCCGACGGTTCACGGGTAGGAAACGATAAACCACATAAATCGCATCATGAGTCGACCGGGCAAGCATCGCTCCCCTCTAGCGTTGTAAGCATCAGAAGTTGCTGCCTCAAATTAATTGTTACAGCAACAATGAACCTCGCTCAGCCTCGCTCAGCCAACCGGCCCAAAACACCGTTCACTGCTCTGTTATCCAGCGGAAGGgcgataaataaaacatacaaacaaaatacTCCAACGGATAAGGACGAACGGGAGCTTTTCGGGAGAAACGCCATGGGTACACACTCCGCTGCCGGAAGGAACTAGAACTAGAACCACAACCACCGGAAGAAAAACTTCCACGCTTCGATGGTTTCTATACTACCCGCGCTGTACCCGCGGGCTTTTCCACATTTAATACAGGgtgcaaagaaacaaaaagtcaTCCACCGAGCTCCGTCGACAACCGGCCCCACGGGGGAACTTGTTTGACTTCCTCACGAGATCTTTTACCCTAACTCAACCACTGTGGGGGTTGTTTTGCGTCGGTATACGCGTATCGTTATTGTTACAGTAGCGTTCGCGAGCAAGAGAATTGGAAAAACTCATTAGTCTAGATGACGTTTGCATTGGAAGGTGAGAATCGAAAATGGTTACACTAGTTTTGTGCGTCATGCGCCATGTTTAACTAAAGCGTAAACATTGTACCGAAGACTTGCTTTTCTGCacaaacaccaggcgtctccattcggCGAATCGATCACGGAAAACCCTGCTCATCCAACAGTAGTAGTAGGCCTTGATAACTTTACAAGACCATTTTAAGGAATAGACGGTTGCATAGTTACGGGATGCTTTGTAAAATGAGTGGAGTGAAGGAATATATTTTTCGcccaaaagtatgcaattcacaTGACATTACTTACCTTTTCGGAAGGATTTTATTGCTGCTTGTTTGTCGCCTTGTTTTGTCCACGTAATCTTACACAGGGAAAGGGACTGCATAATGCAAATGAGTTCGCACCTACGTTCGCACCTTGACAATGCTATCGATCGTTATCGAACCGGCACTCAGCGCACCTTCACCCTCATTTACATATAATTTGAATGCTAACAACAATTTGATTGTTCCATCGGATCCGTTACGGCCCCGTTCAGatctttatttaaatttcgcTCACTTTGCACCCTTGTTAACAACCATCGCTACCTGACGCAGTCTCCAACAACGGGCGCTACAGCAAGCTAGCGGACGGGATGTCCATCAAAAAGGTGGTCCAGAACGATAGTGGCGAGTACACGTGCAAAGCGTTCCAGATCTCGGCCACCGGAAGCAGCTTCGAGGAGAAGACGATTCGACTAAACATCAAACGTACGTCTTCCGATCGATAGAGTTCCCCCACGGCTGGAGTTCGATTCAAACAGTTCAATCCTTTTCTTTCCCCTTTCCAACGCTAAACCGTAGATAAACCTTACCTGCCGGCCTGGAAACCATCCGTGTCGGACGCGTACGGGTACGTTGGTGGGGTGGTTAATATTACGTGCGAAGCGACTGCCGAACCGCCGGCCAACTTCAGCTGGTCGGCCAACAATAAAAAGCTTACCCCGAAAAGTCACATCATCTACAACGGGCGCCATGTATCGATGCTGCAGGTAATGGGCGGttcggctgtttttttttgctttgctttgctttcagggaaattctttacattttccattttccatccattttcaGATCATGATCAAAACCAGCAGCATATTCGGAAAGTACAAGTGTGAGGCCAAAAACGAACTTGGGACGGTGTCGCAGGAGATTCACCTGAAGGAGGGCACCAAACCCGATCCACCGAGTCTGGTGAGTATTTTCCACCATGCCGTCTTTTGCCggttttttgcaaaacacatTGCAACGTGACATTTCCTTTCGCATTCACCTATTCCTGCGGGCTTCAGTTTCAGCTACGTGGTGTCAACTCGGACACGCTCGACATCGACGTGGGTGCAACGAAATCCCATGACATACCGCCCGATCCGACCACCGTCATCGGGTACCGGTTCGAACTGATGCCCACGGAGGAATACTTAAAGTCCCGCTCGTGGGACGAGGCGAGCCGACGTGACTTCGATGTGGCCGACGGTGCAACGTATCTGCTGGTGCAGCTCATACCCGACACCAAGTACCTCATCCGGGTGGCCGCCCGCAATGCGGCCGGGCTGAGCGACTGGACCGAGGTGAAGGAATTCTCGACACATCCACTGCAACCGCACGGTACGAGCGGGTCGCCGGTGGCCAACGCGAAACCCACCGATGTGTGCTTCAAGTTCGTTTGGTTCTTGGCCGTAGCGCTCCCGGCGGCCCTATCCATCACGCATCACCGATTTGCAGACCTAACCAAGGCCCGGTTCTAGGTCACAATGCGTCCTATACGTCCCACTGTTTCCCACACTACCCAGCACACCCCGAAGAGAAaacgaaaatagataaatcCTAAATAGGTTGCAAAGTGAGCCCCGATACGGCCCGCATGAGTGGTGGACATTCGCGACACTCGCCATCCCAGGCGGGAAATTAAACAAGGTAGGAGAAATTGGCATCTCTCGCTGCTAAGgggagtagaaaaaaaagaaggcaaaCTTCCGCAGACGTTTCGTAATGGCGCGTAACATGCCAGCAAAGTGCTCGAAACACGGTGCACCGATGCGAATGATCGATCGCACGGCATGGAGCACACGGTGACGGTACATCGAAATGATGAGAAAAGTTTTTAGTGTCACTTTACGGAAATTAGACTCGTTTGGTGTGGTGGTATGTATgttccaccttttttttttgtttgcgcatAAAAAGCACTGATGAAGTTGGAGACACACTAGAAGAAAACCTTGCAAATGCATCATCGAATGGGAGATACTGGGAATTGAGAAATAGTGATGCTGTCAACCATAACCAACACCATGCGGAAGTTTCCATTCCATgtagacacacatacacacttatGCGAAAAAGGGTGCTAAAGAGGGAAACAATCTGTTGGAATGTTCACTAAGAAAATGTAAGGTGCACAGTGAAAGGCACTCTGACAGGCCAATACGCCTCAAGGTATGCAATTCTTATGGTTAAACGCCTAAAGTCCGGCAATAGGCAAACCACATTGTGCATTTTACTGATTTTTGTTATATAGCTTGCTAAGTTTCTACAGCGAAACAGTCGCCCGGGAAACATAAAACCGCACCAAACactgaaaacacacacacacacatccttaGCGCCAAAGAAACCGATCCCTTAGTAGATTAGATATATTGAAAAGAAATTTCGCATGTTTTCGACATTTTGAAGAGAGATGAGTGTGatttcagcatgttttatGTGTACATTAAACTAGCATCGGTGAACagaacggaaaaaaaagaatcatgtgtgtgtgggtatgtgtGTAAGCGCAAGTTACTATAGCAACGGTGGAAACGAGCTAGGATAGTTACAggctgttgtgtttttggatATCTGTTGTTTATGTAAACGTTCGAATTTTCTCAACCTCTCCAAGCGACGTGTTAAAGAGAGTGGGCAAATTGTATAATAAGCACACTTTTCccgttaaagaaaaaaacacaacaggaTCAAACATAACCCAACATAAAATTCGCTACATTATTGCATCCTTGAACACATCCGTTCCCACCACCGAATGGGTCCACACCGAAAGGGGCACAGAAAGTAACACACAGAAAATAGAAAGGAAAGCTTAAAGCAATTTCACTCAATTATCATTGAAAATGTGCTTCGTTTATTAAATTCTTGACCTCCCCCCCCCACTTTATCACGATCAACCGAATCAACTCATTAAACGACAAAGTGCTGCAGCAGGTTGAGCACTGAGTTGCGGATTTTTGTCGGCCATCGAATAAACGTTGTTCAAGTAGTGAGCCTGTTCAAGACCGAAAACCTGACACACATAATCCCTTTCCCTGGAGTCCTTTGGAGAGGGTTTGCTGCTACCTGACAAGGGTGGACAGGCGGGTACACTACGAGCGTAAAATAAGTTTCCTAACAATTGGTTTAGCTTCTTGCTAAATTTCCTTCACGGCGGGACGAACAGCGACCGTTAGCGAAACGAACTCCTAATCCTGCGACATCCAATGCCGGCTCGTCCGGTTGCCGCACGGGTTATGCAAGCTGAGCCGGGCCGGAAGAGTTGCAGTGTTCCGGTCCCAGTTCCAGCTTGCACCAGAAGAAACAAGCAACGACTGGCCTTGTGACTGCAATCAGTGCATCGTTTTGGGTGCATCCAGATGCCGTGCTGGTGGTACTTTGCAGATGCAATTAACTAGATAAAAAGGTTTCAATTCTTTCCGCGCCGAATTTCGAGTGGCGAGCGACGGAGCTGTGCGGAGGTAGAATGATGCTTTATTTTCTCAACTTTTGTCATGTTTTTCCATTCGGCGTGCTTCCCTTCATTCATACACGGCACGACACACTTCCATCTTTTATGGTATGCTTAGCAATGGGAAACTGCACTGACTGGTGTTTGCCTTCAAAGTTGATTTCCTTTCTTTGGGCTTTCATGTCCCGCTACCTCCATGCGGAcgatgaataaatttaaaagtcCAACACCCAGCGAAATAGAAAACAGAATCCTCAAAAAATGGCGCTCTTTGTAGAACGATCGTCGACAGCGAGGAAATTCCGCCTGATCTGCATTCGCGTTCAGCTCGGTCCCTTATCAAGGAAGCAACTTCGCCCATAAACAACGGCTCGCTATCGTGTGATACGGTTGGCAAAATGGAtgacaacacacacaaaaaaatgcaagcaCACAGAGATAGTTTTGTAGTTAAAACGGAAACGAAACACTACATTccgtttatgcaaaagctcCACACAGGGCGGACGTAAAGTTGAAGGAAACGATCTCACCTGCACATCCACATGCGGTATATTGTCGCCAGTCCGAGATGGATGGGGGCTTCACGGGATAtgttgttgtatg
Protein-coding sequences here:
- the LOC128303709 gene encoding neural cell adhesion molecule 2-like produces the protein MITPRITMTRMHFGFNFLLLIAASSINGNQQISKRTDPATETLKLTPEEETAHFVNQSRMVTCSHTNAEVKLKWRNPKNVVISETKGRVHIEDKGDSLSLIFEAIARSDQGNWTCEVDVEGTGTATEGRVTVPALRKSFKMIVYEPISFRDTSTVQTAVEDKDATIRCEVKGHPEPSVSWYFNGQPLFFSNNGRYSKLADGMSIKKVVQNDSGEYTCKAFQISATGSSFEEKTIRLNIKHKPYLPAWKPSVSDAYGYVGGVVNITCEATAEPPANFSWSANNKKLTPKSHIIYNGRHVSMLQIMIKTSSIFGKYKCEAKNELGTVSQEIHLKEGTKPDPPSLFQLRGVNSDTLDIDVGATKSHDIPPDPTTVIGYRFELMPTEEYLKSRSWDEASRRDFDVADGATYLLVQLIPDTKYLIRVAARNAAGLSDWTEVKEFSTHPLQPHGTSGSPVANAKPTDVCFKFVWFLAVALPAALSITHHRFADLTKARF